The following proteins come from a genomic window of Ictidomys tridecemlineatus isolate mIctTri1 chromosome 9, mIctTri1.hap1, whole genome shotgun sequence:
- the Ccni gene encoding cyclin-I isoform X1 produces the protein MKFPGSLENQRLSFLLEKAISREAQMWKVNVPKISTNQNVSPSQRDEVIQWLAKLKYQFNLYPETFALASSLLDRFLATVKAHPKYLSCIAISCFFLAAKTVEEDEKIPVLKVLARDSFCGCSSSEILRMERIILDKLNWDLHTATPLDFLHIFHAIAVSTRPQLLFSLPNLSPSQHLAVLTKQLLHCMACNQLLQFKGSMLALAMVSLEMEKLIPDWLPLTIELLQKAQMDSSHLIHCRELVAHHLSTLQSSLPLNSVYVYRPLKHTLVTCDKGAFRLHPSSVSDPDFSKDNSKPEVPVRGTAAFYHLPAVSGCKHTSAKRKVEEMEVDDFYDGIKRLYNEDSASENVGSVCGTDLSRQEGHASPCPPLQPVSVM, from the exons AATGTTTCCCCATCCCAGAGAGATGAAGTAATTCAATGGCTGGCCAAACTCAAGTACCAATTCAACCTTTACCCAGAAACATTTGCTCTTGCTAGCAGTCTTTTGGACAGATTTTTAGCTACtgtaaag gcCCACCCAAAATACTTGAGTTGTATTGCAATCAGCTGTTTTTTCCTAGCTGccaagactgttgaagaggatgAG AAAATTCCAGTACTAAAGGTATTGGCAAGAGACAGTTTCTGTGGGTGTTCCTCATCTGAAATTTTGAGAATGGAGAGAATTATTCTGGATAAATTGAATTGGGATCTTCACACAGCCACACCATTGGATTTTCTTCACATT ttccATGCCATTGCCGTGTCAACTAGGCCTCAGTTACTTTTCAGTTTGCCCAATTTGAGCCCATCTCAACATTTGGCAGTCCTTACCAAACAACTACTTCACTGTATGGCCTGTAACCAACTTCTGCAATTCAAAGGATCCATGCTTGCTCTGGCCATGGTTAGTTTGGAAATGGAGAAACTGATTCCTGATTGGCTTCCTCTTACAATTGAACTGCttcagaaagcacag ATGGATAGCTCCCACTTGATCCACTGTCGGGAGCTTGTGGCACATCACCTCTCTACTCTGCAGTCTTCCCTGCCTCTAAATTCCGTTTATGTCTACCGTCCCCTCAAGCACACCCTGGTGACCTGTGACAAAGGAGCATTCAGATTACATCCCTCCTCTGTCTCAGACCCAGATTTCTCCAAGGACAACAGCAAGCCAGAAGTGCCAGTCAGAGGTACAGCAGCCTTCTACCATCTCCCAGCTGTCAGTGGGTGCAAGCATACCTCTGCTAAGCGCAAAGTAGAGGAAATGGAAGTGGATGATTTCTATGATGGAATCAAACGGCTCTATAATGAAGATAGTGCTTCTGAAAATGTGGGTTCTGTGTGTGGCACTGATTTATCAAGGCAAGAGGGACATGCTTCCCCTTGTCCACCTTTGCAACCTGTTTCTGTCATGTAG
- the Ccni gene encoding cyclin-I isoform X2, producing MTPRHHFEAYSSAGEEEEEEEEEKNVSPSQRDEVIQWLAKLKYQFNLYPETFALASSLLDRFLATVKAHPKYLSCIAISCFFLAAKTVEEDEKIPVLKVLARDSFCGCSSSEILRMERIILDKLNWDLHTATPLDFLHIFHAIAVSTRPQLLFSLPNLSPSQHLAVLTKQLLHCMACNQLLQFKGSMLALAMVSLEMEKLIPDWLPLTIELLQKAQMDSSHLIHCRELVAHHLSTLQSSLPLNSVYVYRPLKHTLVTCDKGAFRLHPSSVSDPDFSKDNSKPEVPVRGTAAFYHLPAVSGCKHTSAKRKVEEMEVDDFYDGIKRLYNEDSASENVGSVCGTDLSRQEGHASPCPPLQPVSVM from the exons AATGTTTCCCCATCCCAGAGAGATGAAGTAATTCAATGGCTGGCCAAACTCAAGTACCAATTCAACCTTTACCCAGAAACATTTGCTCTTGCTAGCAGTCTTTTGGACAGATTTTTAGCTACtgtaaag gcCCACCCAAAATACTTGAGTTGTATTGCAATCAGCTGTTTTTTCCTAGCTGccaagactgttgaagaggatgAG AAAATTCCAGTACTAAAGGTATTGGCAAGAGACAGTTTCTGTGGGTGTTCCTCATCTGAAATTTTGAGAATGGAGAGAATTATTCTGGATAAATTGAATTGGGATCTTCACACAGCCACACCATTGGATTTTCTTCACATT ttccATGCCATTGCCGTGTCAACTAGGCCTCAGTTACTTTTCAGTTTGCCCAATTTGAGCCCATCTCAACATTTGGCAGTCCTTACCAAACAACTACTTCACTGTATGGCCTGTAACCAACTTCTGCAATTCAAAGGATCCATGCTTGCTCTGGCCATGGTTAGTTTGGAAATGGAGAAACTGATTCCTGATTGGCTTCCTCTTACAATTGAACTGCttcagaaagcacag ATGGATAGCTCCCACTTGATCCACTGTCGGGAGCTTGTGGCACATCACCTCTCTACTCTGCAGTCTTCCCTGCCTCTAAATTCCGTTTATGTCTACCGTCCCCTCAAGCACACCCTGGTGACCTGTGACAAAGGAGCATTCAGATTACATCCCTCCTCTGTCTCAGACCCAGATTTCTCCAAGGACAACAGCAAGCCAGAAGTGCCAGTCAGAGGTACAGCAGCCTTCTACCATCTCCCAGCTGTCAGTGGGTGCAAGCATACCTCTGCTAAGCGCAAAGTAGAGGAAATGGAAGTGGATGATTTCTATGATGGAATCAAACGGCTCTATAATGAAGATAGTGCTTCTGAAAATGTGGGTTCTGTGTGTGGCACTGATTTATCAAGGCAAGAGGGACATGCTTCCCCTTGTCCACCTTTGCAACCTGTTTCTGTCATGTAG